A single window of Candidatus Neomarinimicrobiota bacterium DNA harbors:
- a CDS encoding rhodanese-like domain-containing protein: protein MNKIIRDILTLFSLATVLGISAQAVLPNGIGLLTDITVVGDDSTGVAVPSISINPNGDDKAATNISLKNAYTAFGNNSALFFDARNPEDFRSGHISHAVNLPVHAFLDSLQYLESLDFDRHIITYCDGEDCNASIDLAADLKMMGFSQVNFFFGGWQEWRDAGYPTESTP from the coding sequence ATGAACAAAATCATTAGAGATATTCTCACCTTGTTTTCCCTGGCCACAGTGTTGGGTATATCTGCACAGGCTGTTCTACCAAATGGTATTGGTTTATTAACTGACATCACAGTAGTAGGTGATGATTCTACTGGGGTGGCAGTACCCTCAATCTCCATTAACCCGAATGGAGATGATAAAGCTGCAACTAATATCTCACTAAAAAATGCTTATACGGCCTTCGGGAATAATTCGGCCCTGTTTTTTGATGCTCGCAACCCTGAGGATTTCAGATCTGGTCACATAAGCCATGCAGTCAATTTACCAGTCCATGCCTTTCTGGATTCACTCCAATATCTAGAGAGTCTTGATTTTGATAGACACATCATCACCTACTGTGATGGAGAAGATTGCAACGCATCCATTGATCTGGCGGCCGATTTAAAAATGATGGGGTTTTCTCAGGTCAATTTCTTTTTTGGGGGTTGGCAGGAATGGAGAGATGCAGGTTACCCCACTGAGAGTACTCCCTGA
- a CDS encoding DoxX family membrane protein — translation MRSSLENFLESQYGEWFVRSIQIGLGLLFIYASLDKIWNPGLFAKSISNYRILPLPLLHISAIILPWLELICGIALIINRYQRAANIIIGSLLMIFILATVSAMARGLDFNCGCFSVDSKESNVGLLKILQNTGLFLSSVLIEYRSKLVQPKS, via the coding sequence ATGCGTTCCAGTTTAGAAAATTTCCTTGAGAGTCAATACGGTGAATGGTTCGTTCGAAGCATTCAAATAGGCCTGGGTCTACTTTTTATCTACGCCAGTCTGGATAAAATCTGGAATCCCGGTCTCTTCGCCAAGTCGATTTCCAATTATCGTATATTGCCCTTACCCCTCCTCCACATCTCTGCAATCATTCTTCCCTGGTTGGAACTCATATGTGGTATTGCCCTGATCATCAATCGGTACCAGCGCGCAGCCAATATTATCATTGGTAGTTTGCTCATGATATTTATTCTGGCAACCGTTTCAGCCATGGCCCGGGGTCTGGATTTTAATTGTGGATGTTTTAGTGTGGATAGTAAGGAATCCAATGTTGGATTATTAAAAATCCTTCAAAATACAGGGCTGTTCCTCAGCTCTGTACTCATTGAATACCGTTCGAAGCTGGTACAGCCTAAATCATAA